One Sphingomonas sp. JUb134 DNA segment encodes these proteins:
- the zwf gene encoding glucose-6-phosphate dehydrogenase: MCTDGLLGKEFTILGIGRSDGDDETLRASLDKFATEGDCWRDLRKRIAYLQGDFTADRVFDDVAQALGDRSAVFYLATPAQFFGAIVEKLAAKGLMAEAGSRFRRVAIEKPFGHDLASAKALDARILALLPESQIYRLDHFLGKETVQNILVARFANQWFEAVWNNRYIDHVQITAAETVEVGSRGSFYDATGALRDMVPNHLFQLLAMIAMEPPNSFDADAIRDEKAKVLRAIRKPTAVCAVRGQYGKGRVGSRNVPAYRKVPDVAADSRTETYVALKLEVDTWRWAGVPFYLRTGKALAARDTEIVVTFKAVPYALFRDCPIDRLPANRLIFQLQPDESIVLDMLVKKPGPVIKTAGTTLDFTYADHFKLSGRTGYETLLYDMMTGDQTLFQRAEQIEAGWAAVQPILDRWAKGKGRLESYAPGSAGPAGADALLERDGRFWHRIGQ; this comes from the coding sequence CTGTGCACCGACGGATTACTGGGAAAGGAATTCACCATCCTCGGCATCGGCCGCAGCGATGGCGATGACGAGACGTTGCGCGCCAGCCTGGATAAGTTCGCGACCGAGGGCGATTGCTGGCGTGATCTGCGCAAGCGCATCGCCTACCTCCAGGGCGATTTCACCGCAGACCGGGTGTTCGACGATGTCGCCCAGGCGTTGGGCGACCGAAGCGCGGTCTTCTACCTTGCCACGCCGGCGCAATTCTTCGGCGCCATCGTCGAAAAGCTTGCCGCCAAAGGCCTGATGGCGGAAGCGGGCAGTCGGTTCCGCCGCGTCGCGATCGAAAAGCCGTTCGGCCACGACCTCGCCTCGGCCAAGGCGCTTGACGCCCGAATCCTCGCCTTGCTCCCGGAAAGCCAGATCTACCGGCTCGACCATTTCCTGGGAAAGGAAACTGTCCAGAACATCCTGGTCGCGCGCTTCGCCAACCAATGGTTCGAAGCGGTGTGGAACAATCGCTATATCGACCATGTCCAGATCACCGCCGCCGAGACGGTCGAGGTCGGATCGCGCGGATCTTTCTACGATGCAACCGGCGCGCTCCGCGACATGGTCCCCAACCATCTGTTCCAGCTGCTGGCGATGATCGCGATGGAGCCGCCCAACAGCTTCGATGCCGACGCGATCCGCGACGAAAAGGCCAAGGTGTTGCGCGCGATCCGCAAGCCCACCGCAGTCTGCGCAGTGCGCGGCCAATATGGCAAGGGCCGTGTCGGCAGCCGCAACGTGCCGGCCTATCGTAAGGTCCCGGATGTCGCTGCCGACAGCAGGACCGAGACCTATGTCGCACTGAAGCTGGAAGTCGACACCTGGCGCTGGGCCGGCGTGCCCTTCTACCTGCGCACCGGCAAGGCGCTGGCAGCGCGCGATACGGAGATCGTCGTCACGTTCAAGGCAGTGCCCTACGCTTTATTCCGCGATTGTCCGATCGACCGCCTGCCAGCCAATCGCCTGATCTTCCAGCTGCAGCCGGACGAAAGCATCGTCTTAGACATGCTGGTCAAGAAACCGGGTCCAGTGATCAAGACCGCAGGAACAACGCTCGATTTCACTTATGCCGACCACTTCAAGCTGTCGGGCCGGACCGGCTACGAAACCTTGCTCTATGACATGATGACCGGCGACCAGACATTGTTCCAGCGCGCCGAGCAGATCGAGGCGGGCTGGGCCGCGGTCCAGCCGATCCTCGATCGCTGGGCCAAGGGCAAGGGCAGGCTTGAATCCTATGCACCAGGCAGCGCCGGCCCGGCCGGCGCAGATGCCCTACTCGAACGCGATGGCCGCTTCTGGCACAGGATCGGCCAATGA